The following coding sequences lie in one Lolium perenne isolate Kyuss_39 chromosome 2, Kyuss_2.0, whole genome shotgun sequence genomic window:
- the LOC127336467 gene encoding protein DMR6-LIKE OXYGENASE 1 — translation MAPALSNPLLSDRVARSKKVPSSHVRAVGDRPDLANVDHESGAGIPLIDLKQLEGPGRRRVVEAIGSACENDGFFMVTNHGIPEAVVEGMLSVAREFFHLPESERLKCYSDDPKKAVRLSTSFNVRTEKVSNWRDFLRLHCYPLESFVDQWPSNPPAFRQVVGTYSTEARALALRLLEAISESLGLDRGHMVKAMGRHAQHMAVNYYPPCPQPELTYGLPGHKDPNAITLLLQDGVSGLQVQRDGRWVAVNPVPNALVINIGDQLQALSNDRYKSVNHRVIVNSASERISVPTFYCPSPDTVVAPADALVDDAHPRAYRPFTYQEYYEEFWKMGLQSASCLDRFRRIE, via the exons ATGGCTCCGGCGCTGTCCAACCCTCTCCTCAGTGATCGGGTGGCACGCTCCAAGAAAGTCCCATCTAGCCACGTTAGAGCGGTGGGAGACCGCCCGGACCTCGCCAATGTCGACCACGAGTCCGGCGCCGGCATTCCGCTCATCGACCTGAAGCAGCTCGAAGGTCCAGGGCGCCGCAGGGTCGTCGAGGCCATCGGTTCCGCGTGCGAGAACGATGGGTTTTTCATG GTGACGAATCATGGCATCCCAGAGGCGGTCGTGGAGGGGATGCTGAGCGTGGCGAGGGAGTTCTTCCACCTGCCGGAGTCGGAACGGCTCAAGTGCTACTCCGACGACCCCAAGAAGGCGGTCCGGCTGTCGACGAGCTTCAACGTGCGCACGGAGAAGGTGAGCAACTGGCGCGACTTCCTCCGGCTACATTGCTACCCTCTTGAGAGCTTCGTCGACCAGTGGCCGTCGAACCCGCCCGCCTTCAG GCAAGTCGTCGGCACCTACTCGACGGAAGCGAGAGCGCTGGCGCTGAGGCTCTTGGAGGCGATCTCGGAGAGCCTGGGACTGGACAGAGGCCACATGGTGAAGGCCATGGGGCGGCACGCGCAGCACATGGCGGTGAACTACTACCCGCCGTGCCCGCAGCCGGAGCTCACCTACGGGCTGCCGGGGCACAAGGACCCCAATGCCATCACGCTCCTCCTGCAGGACGGCGTGTCCGGCCTGCAGGTCCAACGCGACGGCCGGTGGGTTGCCGTCAACCCCGTGCCCAACGCCCTCGTCATCAACATCGGCGATCAGTTGCAG GCGCTGAGCAACGACCGATACAAGAGCGTGAACCACCGAGTGATCGTCAACAGCGCGAGCGAGAGGATCTCGGTGCCGACGTTCTACTGCCCGTCGCCGGACACGGTGGTCGCGCCGGCCGACGCGCTGGTGGACGACGCCCACCCTCGGGCCTACCGGCCCTTCACGTACCAGGAGTactacgaggagttctggaagatGGGCCTTCAGTCAGCAAGTTGCCTCGACAGGTTTCGACGGATCGAGTGA